Within Rhododendron vialii isolate Sample 1 chromosome 12a, ASM3025357v1, the genomic segment AATACATGAATAGATTCAAAAAGATTAGGAATCAGTGTCATTTTTACATCCTCGAGTCTGAAATAATTAAGATAgcccaggaagggcttgattatGATTTTAAGAAACACTTTACTAGGACTGAGTTCAGAGATTTATTTGATttcacttccaaagccataggaTATGAGGCTATTCTTATGGAAGGGAAATAGAGGAAAAGTAAATCACTTGGTACATATTACCAAGATATAGAGGGTGACGTAGAGATTGATGTTGCCCAAGTGATTGGAAAAGCACCAATTGTATATGACACTTTGACAAAGGCTGAGAAGCCTGTGAATAAGCCTTCATCTCATCCAAATAGGAGAAATCAAGCAAATTTTAAACAATACTCATTTGATTTGTCCAAAGCTGATCAACTATTTgatgaactaattaatcaaaagttCTTAACTTTATCACCAGGGCATATGATTCCTCCTGAAAAggacagaaaaggaaaagattactGTAAGTGGCATAATTCTTTTAGACACAATATTAACAATTGTATTACATTTCGAAATTGTGTGCAGGACCTAATCCAGAAGGGCCTGTTACAATATGCTAAGGGAAATAAAGAAGTGATGGGTATTGATATTGATCCATTTCCCTTGGTGGAAGTTAATATGGTGACTGCCAGAttgaagaaagggaaaatggcatctcaaattgaaagaaggattcaagaagaagaagaaattatggAAAGAGAAGAGGAGGTTCAAGTGAGGCAGAAATTtgagaattatttttgtttaagaTGTGATAAAGAGATCAAGTCAGGGGAAGAAATTATTGCAGAAAAAGAGTACAATGGTACCTATGCTAAAGGTTCCATTAGATTCAATACTATGGGAAATAATGATTTGCAGATTTATGTAGGAccaaagttgatttttgaaggTGAAGACCCTGAGATTTTTATACCTTCTGAATCACTCAAATGGTATGGAgaagatgatggaccattcctATTTAAAGGATATCCTGTGATTCCAGCACTACCTGGGAAACCAGATGCAAGCCTAATTTATCCACCTTTATTTATGAATGAGAGGGGAAGAGGTTTTTACCCAAGGGGTGCAAGATCAAggggaagaaatttttttgtcagaGGTGGATATCAAGGAAGGATGGTAATTCCACCAAATATCGAGCATCATGGGTGGGATACAGTGAGACATCCTAAATTCTCAAATGTTAGGGAATTCGTGCTCATTACCAACACTCAAAAAAGGAGGTTACAGAGGAAGAtttcagaaagagaaaggagagaccAACAGATAACGATGGATTCAACACAGTGGCCAGAAATAAAGGCCAGAACAATTCTAAATCAGGCAGCCCCTTTGGTTTGGACTAGAGAGTCGACTGTACCAGTTTCAACAGTACCTAACAAAAAGCAAAGGAGGTAGAAAAACCTGGGGGGCAAACAATCAAACCAATCATTACTCAAAGGCTTGAAGGGCAAGGCTCAAGTTCATCCCCTGCTCTATCGATTAAGAAGCAAAAGGCAGAATTCAAGAAGAGCttaaagaagaagatggaagaatttcaacaagtattgttagaagatgatgaagatgataATCTTCTGTCAGTTAACAGTTCAGATATGATGAAAGAAGATTTCAAAGATGACAAGAATGAAGTAAACTCTCAAAAGTCTACCACCTTTGGCCAAGCATTGGAtacaatccaattcgggtcagtttCCCCTACTAGAGTTCATTGCAACATGATTTTAGTTCTGCCAAAAACTTTTCAGGCAAAACCTAATCAGCCCACGAGTTTAGAAGGGGATGTTGAGACAAAACAGATGCTATAGTAAAAATAAATGAGCAAGAAGAAGACTCAAAAAAGAAGTCTATTCAAATTGAGAAAgatacaaaaggaaaagatgtgGTTGTCTTGAGGACTCCTGAAAATGCCTTGGTCAGGCATTTAAAGCCATTATATATTATGGTTCACATCAATGGACAACCTATTAATAAGGTTTTGATTGATAATGGAGCTATAGTAAACATCTTGCCCTCAAAAATGATGAAGATCTTGAACAAAAATGAGTCAGACTTGATCCCAACAGAAGTGACAGTTGGAAATTTTGCAGGAGGATGTTCACCTGCTAAAGGTGTGATTTCTTTGCAATTACAAATTGGAAACAGAAAAATGAACActactttctttgttattgattcttcctccaattataatgccttgttaggcagagattggattcacATAAACGGTTGTGTTCCCCCTTCTTTACATTAGgcattaatatttttgaaacaaggaGGGGATAAAGATGTCGATGAAATGGAAATTTTCTGGGCAGacaaacatccattcaaagcagaTACCAACAATGTGGAGGCAGGTCTATATGATGAAGACTTATGGCCAATCAAGTTTGAAGGTTCAGAAGTGAAGTCGATAGGGGTAAGCCTTACTGAAAGCCAATTCTTAAAATACATTACAGATGGTTTTAAGGAAATAAGTGGAGATTTTGTTAGACCTAACATGATACTAAGGTCTAGTGGTTCTAAATCAAAGGTTTCTTATGATTAATGATAATCTGAGCTGTATAAATGAAGAGTTAGCTACTTTAAAAGCTACTTTTAagagattattttcttttattgtatctaggaaattagaggctgatgagcctatttcttgtaattgggcagaCTGTGTAGTAGATGATAGTCACTGACTTTTAAGGAATTGACTATGGAAGATCTTGAAGCTGCTCCTGCTAAACTTGATGATTATAAAGCAAAAGTAAAAGATCCTTTAGAGGATTTTAATGTAGGAACAGAGGAAAGTCCTAGAATTCTTCATGTATGTGCTGCTTTACCTGATGAAATGAAAGATCGTTTGAAGTACTTGTTGTCTGAATTTAAAGATTGCTTTGCTTGGAACTATCCTGATATGCCGGTTTGAATAGATCATTGGTTGAACACAAAATTCCTATTAAAGAGGACTTTGTTCCATATCAACAAATTCCAAGACAGATGACACCTGAAGTTCAAAAggaagtaaagaaagaaatggaacgatTATTTAAAGCCAAATTTATTAGGCCTGTTAAGTATGTTGAATggatttcaaatattgttcctgtaattaagaaaaatggtaAGGTGAGAATATGCATCGACTTTAGAAATTTAAATACAGCATCACTAAAAGATGAGTATCATATGCCTGTTGTAGACCATTTTAGTGGATGCAACCGCAGGCCAtcgatttctttctttcatggATGGTTATTCTGGGTATAACCAGATATTTATTGCAGAAGAAGATACACACAAAACTGCATTTAGATGTCCAGGATATATTGGACTATTTGAATGGATTGTTATggcatttggattaaaaaatgcaggGACAACTTAAGCGAGAACAATGAATGTGATTTTTCATGACCTAATTGGAAGgtttatggaagtttacattgatgacatAGTAGTAAAACCACATACATTTGATGAGCATATAGACTACTTAAGGCAAGTCTTGATGAGGATGAGACaatacaagttgaaaatgaatgcaatgaaatGCGCTTTTGGAGTTACTgctggaaattttttgggatttctgGTTCATAAGAAAGGAATTGAGGTTGATAAAGATAAGGCTAAAGCTATAATAGAAGCACAGCCTccaacaaataaacaagaacTCCAACAGTTTTTGGGACAGGTAAATTTCCTCAGGAGATTTATCTCCAATTTATCTGAAAAAACTCTTGCTTTTTCCCCACTTTTGAAGTTAAAGTCTCAGAAAGAttttaaatgggaaaaaaaacatcagAAGGCTTTTGAGTTTTTGAAGCAATCATTGATAAGGCCTCCTGTTCTGATGCCACCAATAATTGAAAAACCTTTAAAATTGTATATCTCAGTAGGTCACCAATcgattggttgtcttttggctcAAGACAATGAAAATGGTCATGAACAAGCCATTTATTATCTTAGCAGGAGATTAAATGAATGTGAGATAAAATATAAGCCTATTGAAAAGTTATGCttaacattgtatttttctgtcATCAAGTTAAGATATTACATGTTATCGTCGACGGTGCATGTAATTGCACAGACATATATCATTAAATATATCTTAACAAGGCCCATATTAAGAGGCAAACAAGGAAAATGGTTGTTATCTTTAATAGAATATGATTTACAGTacgtgcctcaaaaggcagtaaaagggCAAGCTTTAGCTGATTTCGTAGCTAATCATCCTAACATGTTAATGGAAAAGGATGAATTTGAGATACATATGATTGAAATAAAACCATGGAAATTGTCATTCGATGGTTCTAAAACTGATAGAGGGGTTGGAACAGGCGTAGTTTTTACATCTCCGAAAGGGGAATTTTTACAGTTCTCTTTTCAGTTATATGAAAGCAGGATTTtgaccaataatcaagctgagtatgaagctTTGATTATCGGTTTAGAGattgcaaaagaattgaatattaGATATTTAAATGTTACGGGGGATTCACAATTGGTGATCCGACAGATAACAGGTGAATATTAGTGCAATCATCATTTACTAGAATTACAActacaaaaagttaaaattcttgtatcatattttgatgaagtACGATTGCAACATGTCTATAGATTAGAAAATGGTGATGCTAATCAAATGGCACAAATTGCTTCTGGAATTAGGATTCCAGAAGGGCAAACTGAAAAATTAATAAGAGTCCAAAAGAGATTCTTGCCTTTCTCTATCGAAAGAGATAAGAATGATTTTGATATTTTGGAACTAAATTTGGTTGATGATTGGAGAGTTCCAATAAGGAAGTTCCTAGAGAATCCGAATGAAaaaacagatagaaatataaaACAAAGGGCCATTAACTATGTTATAATAGGCAATGATTTGTTTAGAAAATCTTCAGATGAAGTGTTATTGCTTCGTATTGCTAAACCCCAGACAATGACAGTTATGGGAGaagttcatgaaggaacttgtgGTTCTCATCAAtctggagagaaaatgaaatggttacTTAAAAGATACGGCTATTATTGGCCAACAATAAGGAAAGATTGCATCTCTTATGCTAAGGGATATCAAAAATGTCAACAATATGGACCTATTCAAAGGGTTCCAGCTTTTCCTTTACAATCGATTGTTAAACCATGGCCTTTcagaggttgggcaattgaTATGATTGGAGAAATAATTCCTCATTCTTCTCAACAACATGAGTATGTAATGGTAGCtactgattattttacgaaaTGGACGGAAGCTATCCCATTGAAGAGTGTAGCACAAAAATAGGTAATTGATTTCATTGAAGAATATATTTTTCTGTCGATTTGGTATTCCTGAAACAATTACGGTAGATCAAGCATCTGTGTTCAATGGTCACGAAGTAATGACTTATGTTAATTCATATAGGGTaaaaatcttgaattcttcTCCTTATTATGCCCAAGCAAATGGGCAAGTGGAATCTACtaataaaattattaagaatACTCTGTCTAAAATGATAACTGATAATCCCAGAGAATGGCATAATTTACTGTCAAAAGTGTTATGGGCTTACAGGACTTCAAAAAGGGAAAGCACAAGAGCTACACCATATGAGTTAGTATATGGCCAAGCTACAGTATTATCCGTCGAAATTAATATTACATCTCATAGAGTTGCTAGGCATTATGGCCCAAATAATGTTGATTTCGAGGAAGCAATGTATAAGGAGTTAGATGGACTAGAAGAATCCACAATAGATGCTTTAAATAATATAcaagcacaaaagaaaaatctagAGAGAGTTTATAATAAAAGAGTCcatgaaaaatcatttgcagAAGGTGATTTGGTTTGGAAGGCAATTTTGCCtttagataagaaaaagaaaagatattttggtaaatggtctccaaattgggagGGACCATTTCGTGTATTAAAAGTACTAAGAGGTGGAGCTTATCAGTTAGAATCTATTTTTGGAAATGTTCATGAAAGAACAATCAATGGAAAGTATTTAAAGGCATATTTTCCATCTCCTTGGGAGTTAATCGACGGATAAAAGCGTTAATCGACGGACAAAAGAGTCAAAGGTAATTCATACCTAAATAGATCATTGGTGAAAGCCTATAAACTTAGGCTTACTTTTTCATTCAACATAAGACAAGTTACATTTCCTGCTtacaaaaaggaaataaaacatAATATTTCCTACTTAGAAAGGAAACAGAATATAGATAAAATCTAAATAATGCCTATAAATTTAGGCATTGACGGGCACAACAGGGTTACCATCAGCATCAATTCGAATGATTTAGAAATAATGTGGGAAACTCCAAGTaacaaaaacatggaatttTTCCCAAGCATAGGTTAGGAATGCATGCTGTTTGTCCCTAGCCATTGCCTCTGCATCCATCTTTATCTTCTTATCTACTAATGGCCTCATGGCCATTACACTCTTTTTAGCTTGAGCCAAGAGATGGGCTCTCCTGTGGTTTTTCTTCCGAAGCCAGTTCCGATGTTTCTTGAACAGAGTTTTTGAGGGGTTCGGTGGTAGCTCCCAGTTGGAGTGATCTAGGTCTAATACTTTGTTATGAAGTTTAACCACTTTTTCATGATGAACTTCATAATCAACCCAAAAGGGATCATAGTAAGCAGCAGTGCAGATTTAAACCCATGAAGGTGGGTAGTAATAAGGCTGCTCTCATAAAACTAAAGGGTTTCACATGCCCACAAGAAATTTAAATATGGGACATGTACTTCCAGAATGTGGATATCCAGAAAGGCAAAAGCAGCCAGTAGTTCTTTGGCTGTATTTGCATCAGAGTCTCTATAAATCGAATACCCTACATGGGCTTGTGACAGTGGAGGGTTGTACCTTAATTTTTCCAATTCTTGAAACCAATCAGGGTTCTCAGGGAAAGGAGAGATGTCAGGCTGATCATCAGAAAAGCCATCCGGGAAACATGGCTTTCTCACCACTTCTTTCCAATAGGCTTGTTGATTTTTTGCCCTCTCCAAAAGGGATTCGTGATTTTCCAAGTTTGGCTTGTCGCCTGCCTCTGCCAGTTGAAATGGCATTGGCCTATATGGCATAGAAAGTAGTGAATCCAATAGCATTGCCACTGGTTCCTCTCTGACCCAGGGGAATTGATAGCTAACTTTGACATATGAGCGTCGAATACTTG encodes:
- the LOC131309425 gene encoding uncharacterized protein LOC131309425, with the protein product MNVIFHDLIGRFMEVYIDDIVVKPHTFDEHIDYLRQVLMRMRQYKLKMNAMKCAFGVTAGNFLGFLVHKKGIEVDKDKAKAIIEAQPPTNKQELQQFLGQVNFLRRFISNLSEKTLAFSPLLKLKSQKDFKWEKKHQKAFEFLKQSLIRPPVLMPPIIEKPLKLYISVGHQSIGCLLAQDNENGHEQAIYYLSRRLNECEIKYKPIEKLCLTLYFSVIKLRYYMLSSTVHVIAQTYIIKYILTRPILRGKQGKWLLSLIEYDLQYVPQKAVKGQALADFVANHPNMLMEKDEFEIHMIEIKPWKLSFDGSKTDRGVGTGVVFTSPKGEFLQFSFQLYESRILTNNQAEYEALIIGLEIAKELNIRYLNVTGDSQLVIRQITVRLQHVYRLENGDANQMAQIASGIRIPEGQTEKLIRVQKRFLPFSIERDKNDFDILELNLVDDWRVPIRKFLENPNEKTDRNIKQRAINYVIIGNDLFRKSSDEVLLLRIAKPQTMTVMGEVHEGTCGSHQSGEKMKWLLKRYGYYWPTIRKDCISYAKGYQKCQQYGPIQRVPAFPLQSIVKPWPFRGWAIDMIGEIIPHSSQQHEYVMVATDYFTKWTEAIPLKSVAQK
- the LOC131309426 gene encoding uncharacterized protein LOC131309426; this encodes MTYVNSYRVKILNSSPYYAQANGQVESTNKIIKNTLSKMITDNPREWHNLLSKVLWAYRTSKRESTRATPYELVYGQATVLSVEINITSHRVARHYGPNNVDFEEAMYKELDGLEESTIDALNNIQAQKKNLERVYNKRVHEKSFAEVLRGGAYQLESIFGNVHERTINGKYLKAYFPSPWELIDG